From Butyricimonas paravirosa, one genomic window encodes:
- a CDS encoding ABC transporter ATP-binding protein, with protein MRIKIVNLNKVYPGGKKALKDLNLEIEPGMFGLLGPNGAGKTSLMRIMTLLQSCTSGTIYFDDYDIAKDRKAIRSLLGYLPQDFRFFEKLKTWEFLDYGAGLAGIKGKQHRAEVVDEMLRKVGLFEVRDRWANRLSGGMKRRLGIAQAIIGNPKVIIVDEPTTGLDPEERIRFRNILSDISDKDSIIILSTHIVGDISSTCKKLALLNRGELKFEGSPDEMIDLARGKVWEIFVTDMEYEEIKDKYPIISTIPTDGGMEIQVVADAIDGYSHKAIEPNLEHAYVYYMDYLLKDKMNMQVEAIKENELFK; from the coding sequence ATGCGTATAAAAATTGTAAATCTGAATAAAGTCTACCCGGGAGGTAAAAAAGCCTTAAAAGACTTGAATTTGGAAATCGAACCGGGGATGTTCGGCCTGTTGGGACCGAATGGAGCAGGAAAAACCTCTCTCATGAGAATCATGACTCTATTGCAGAGTTGCACGTCAGGAACCATCTATTTTGATGATTATGACATTGCCAAGGACCGGAAAGCGATTCGCTCCCTGCTGGGCTACTTGCCACAGGACTTCCGTTTCTTCGAGAAACTGAAAACCTGGGAATTCCTCGATTACGGTGCCGGGCTTGCAGGGATCAAGGGGAAGCAACACCGGGCCGAAGTGGTAGACGAGATGCTACGCAAAGTTGGTTTATTTGAAGTCCGTGACCGTTGGGCCAACCGGTTATCCGGGGGTATGAAACGAAGACTCGGGATCGCCCAAGCCATCATCGGAAACCCGAAAGTGATTATCGTGGACGAGCCGACTACCGGACTGGACCCGGAAGAGAGAATCCGGTTCCGTAACATCCTGTCAGACATCAGCGACAAGGATTCCATCATTATCCTTTCCACCCATATCGTGGGAGACATTTCAAGTACCTGTAAGAAACTGGCCTTGCTAAACCGCGGAGAACTGAAGTTTGAAGGTTCACCGGACGAGATGATCGATCTGGCTCGCGGAAAAGTATGGGAGATCTTCGTAACCGACATGGAATACGAAGAAATCAAAGATAAATACCCGATTATTTCAACCATCCCGACGGACGGCGGTATGGAGATTCAGGTCGTGGCCGATGCCATTGACGGCTACTCGCACAAAGCCATCGAACCGAACCTCGAACATGCCTACGTTTACTACATGGACTACTTGCTGAAAGACAAGATGAACATGCAGGTTGAAGCAATCAAAGAAAATGAATTGTTCAAGTAA
- a CDS encoding TolC family protein, with translation MKKIASISLIISGILMLCSGSTFAQEILTLEKALEIAYQQSPSIIQSKMSLEQSELALIQQKASLKSQFSLNLSPFQYTRSTSFDDYNTQWYTRKSMSSGLDFRISQPIKWTDGTLTLSNSFNWQDDDNQSFGAKSTSFSNNLSLNLEQPIFTYNKTKMQLKRLEFNLEKAKIQYALAQLNIEKNVTAAFYGVYQSYKRLVTAREAFQSQKENYELIKNKVEQHLIAQEELFQAEVTLATNENSLADTETSYENTKDQFKQTLGLPLDIDISILPNIQIDSVHVDVNQAVKYALTQRMEIRQQQIAIEEGIFSLIEAKDNNKFKGSISARVGLMGQGDKFNGAFSKPDDNETIGVTLTVPIWDWGARKASIRSTELSNENTEISNEEERKSIMLEVRQICRELPKLLRQIEIARQTVRNAERTYDINVEKYRSGTLTGMELKNQQTQLTDAKNSLTDAIISYKLKLLDLKIQTLWDYQNNRSYLPVDLLK, from the coding sequence ATGAAAAAGATCGCGTCAATATCGTTGATTATTTCGGGAATACTCATGCTTTGTTCCGGATCAACGTTTGCTCAGGAAATTTTGACGTTGGAAAAGGCTCTGGAGATCGCTTATCAGCAAAGTCCTTCCATCATTCAAAGTAAAATGAGTCTGGAACAAAGTGAGCTGGCCCTGATTCAGCAAAAAGCCTCGTTAAAATCACAATTCAGTTTGAACCTGAGCCCGTTTCAATACACCAGAAGCACGTCGTTTGACGATTACAATACACAATGGTATACCCGAAAATCCATGAGTTCCGGCCTGGACTTCAGGATCAGTCAACCGATCAAGTGGACGGACGGAACGCTTACACTTAGCAACTCGTTTAACTGGCAAGATGACGATAACCAATCTTTCGGAGCCAAGAGTACCTCTTTTTCAAATAATCTTAGCTTAAACCTGGAGCAACCGATCTTTACCTACAACAAGACCAAGATGCAATTGAAAAGGCTGGAATTCAACCTTGAAAAAGCAAAAATACAATACGCTCTAGCCCAACTGAACATCGAGAAGAACGTGACCGCAGCATTTTATGGCGTTTACCAGTCTTATAAAAGACTCGTTACGGCTCGGGAAGCTTTCCAGAGTCAAAAAGAAAATTACGAGTTAATCAAAAATAAAGTGGAACAACATTTGATCGCCCAGGAAGAACTCTTCCAGGCGGAAGTAACCTTAGCCACGAACGAGAATTCTCTCGCCGACACGGAAACTAGTTACGAGAATACCAAAGATCAATTCAAGCAAACTTTGGGGTTACCCTTGGATATAGACATCAGCATATTACCCAACATCCAGATTGATTCGGTTCACGTGGATGTGAATCAAGCCGTTAAATACGCCTTGACTCAACGTATGGAAATCCGCCAACAACAGATTGCCATTGAAGAAGGTATTTTTAGCTTGATCGAGGCAAAGGATAATAACAAGTTTAAAGGTAGTATCTCCGCCAGAGTAGGTTTGATGGGCCAAGGTGATAAATTCAACGGAGCTTTCTCGAAACCGGATGACAACGAAACGATCGGGGTTACCTTAACCGTTCCTATCTGGGACTGGGGGGCAAGAAAGGCAAGTATTCGCAGTACGGAATTATCCAACGAAAACACGGAGATCAGCAACGAGGAAGAAAGAAAATCCATCATGCTCGAAGTACGTCAGATTTGTCGAGAGTTACCCAAATTATTACGCCAGATCGAAATCGCCCGCCAGACAGTCAGAAACGCAGAGCGCACGTACGACATCAACGTCGAGAAATATCGTAGCGGAACCCTTACCGGTATGGAACTGAAAAACCAACAGACCCAGTTAACTGACGCAAAAAACTCATTGACGGATGCCATCATTTCATACAAATTGAAATTACTGGATCTGAAAATCCAAACCCTGTGGGATTACCAGAATAACAGGTCTTATTTACCGGTTGATTTATTGAAATAA
- the recO gene encoding DNA repair protein RecO, producing MHTVKAIILKSIPHSEQQQILHVYSEERGYMQMITPLALFKRKANTSAQCMQIVEIEFIPNERGGLHKLKSFSPLVNTSAIYFDVYKMNIALLWGEILNLVLRDSDPNPSLYEYIKTSVEYLNITREDIANFNLLFLFRLGKLLGFSIDNSTYHPDHVFNINDGCFYPTGSPGSYHTGPHSAKAIHALCTCQLQELKDIPLNQQGRKILLDIALLFLGFHLNLDFNTKSIRVIREIFS from the coding sequence ATGCACACGGTGAAGGCCATCATATTAAAAAGCATACCTCATTCCGAACAGCAACAAATTCTACATGTTTATTCGGAAGAAAGAGGTTATATGCAAATGATTACCCCGTTAGCCCTGTTCAAGCGTAAAGCGAACACCTCCGCCCAGTGTATGCAAATCGTGGAAATCGAGTTTATCCCTAATGAAAGGGGGGGACTCCACAAACTGAAATCATTCTCTCCACTCGTAAACACGTCTGCCATCTATTTCGACGTGTACAAAATGAATATAGCCCTGTTGTGGGGTGAAATATTAAACCTCGTGCTACGGGATTCCGACCCGAACCCCAGCCTATACGAGTACATCAAAACTTCCGTGGAATACTTGAATATCACACGGGAGGACATCGCCAATTTCAACTTGCTATTCCTGTTTCGGTTGGGCAAATTACTCGGGTTCAGCATAGACAATAGCACATACCACCCCGACCACGTGTTCAACATCAATGACGGATGTTTTTATCCCACAGGTTCACCGGGAAGTTACCATACGGGGCCACATTCCGCCAAAGCAATCCATGCCCTCTGCACGTGCCAGTTACAAGAATTGAAAGACATCCCGCTTAATCAACAGGGACGCAAGATTTTACTCGACATAGCCCTGCTCTTTCTCGGGTTCCATCTGAACTTGGATTTTAACACGAAAAGTATCCGGGTTATCCGGGAGATATTTTCTTGA
- a CDS encoding efflux RND transporter periplasmic adaptor subunit — translation MINKSIKYIGVILLAYTLNACNEQRMSSSSETTTPVWLAEVGKRDVRELTTTTGTAKAAKTVEVKSETNGKYELMINPKTKRPYKLGDIVEEGAVIIKLNNKEHENTVSLPTKKMQVDIAKKEWEGQKAVFEKGGATEKDVLNAESSYIQAQTALETAYSDLAKLSIKAPFKGAIVSLPYFTPNVEIASGETMVGLMDYSHMYMEIALPENTIDKVKVGQKVLVTNYNIKSDTLSGLVSQLSPAINEDTRTYTGYITISNPELKLRPGMFAKGEIITLQKDSVIVIPKDIVNSRRGGNRIVYTVEQNRAMEKIITIGISDDRFIEVESGLNQGDKIVVKGYEFLRNRGKVKIMK, via the coding sequence ATGATCAACAAATCTATAAAATATATCGGGGTGATTCTACTGGCTTACACCTTGAACGCTTGTAACGAGCAACGAATGAGTTCTTCTTCAGAGACAACCACGCCTGTTTGGCTTGCCGAAGTCGGGAAACGTGATGTTCGGGAATTAACCACCACAACAGGAACAGCCAAAGCAGCCAAAACGGTGGAAGTGAAATCCGAGACAAACGGTAAATACGAGCTGATGATCAACCCCAAGACCAAGCGTCCCTACAAGCTGGGAGACATTGTCGAGGAAGGGGCCGTGATTATCAAGCTGAATAATAAAGAACACGAAAATACCGTGTCGTTACCAACAAAAAAAATGCAGGTTGATATCGCCAAGAAAGAGTGGGAAGGACAAAAAGCCGTATTTGAAAAAGGCGGTGCCACGGAAAAAGATGTACTAAATGCCGAAAGTAGTTACATACAAGCGCAAACAGCATTGGAAACGGCATACTCTGATCTGGCAAAGCTCTCGATCAAAGCCCCTTTCAAAGGAGCCATCGTCAGCCTGCCGTATTTCACCCCGAACGTGGAGATCGCATCGGGCGAAACGATGGTCGGGTTGATGGATTACAGCCATATGTACATGGAAATCGCATTACCGGAAAACACGATCGATAAGGTGAAAGTGGGTCAAAAAGTGTTGGTCACCAATTATAATATCAAATCAGATACACTGTCCGGCCTTGTTTCCCAGTTATCCCCGGCAATCAACGAGGATACCCGCACATACACCGGATACATCACGATCAGCAACCCGGAACTGAAACTACGTCCCGGTATGTTCGCGAAAGGAGAGATTATTACTTTGCAAAAGGATTCAGTTATTGTTATACCGAAAGACATCGTTAATTCCCGTCGGGGAGGAAACCGGATTGTCTACACGGTGGAACAAAACCGGGCCATGGAGAAAATCATCACAATTGGTATCAGTGATGACCGTTTCATCGAGGTGGAAAGCGGTCTGAACCAAGGAGACAAGATCGTGGTGAAAGGCTACGAATTCCTGAGAAACAGAGGCAAAGTAAAAATCATGAAATAA
- a CDS encoding non-canonical purine NTP diphosphatase, with amino-acid sequence MKLVFATNNAHKLEEIKEMLGSQHEIVSLKEIQCHEDIPEEQDTLEGNALQKARYIHEKYGLDCFADDTGLEIKALNNAPGVYSARYAGNAHDSEANMKKVLQEMQNISERQARFRTVIALILGEKEYLFEGIVNGEILTSKHGHEGFGYDPIFRPEGFQESFAEMPLHEKNEISHRGQAVRALCSFLNNL; translated from the coding sequence ATGAAATTAGTTTTCGCTACCAATAATGCCCACAAGCTGGAAGAAATAAAAGAAATGCTCGGTTCCCAGCATGAGATCGTTTCCTTGAAAGAGATTCAATGCCATGAGGACATTCCGGAAGAACAAGACACGCTCGAAGGGAATGCTCTTCAAAAAGCCAGGTATATTCACGAGAAATATGGCTTAGACTGTTTCGCGGATGATACAGGATTAGAAATAAAAGCCTTGAACAATGCTCCCGGTGTTTATTCCGCACGATACGCCGGTAATGCCCACGACTCGGAAGCCAACATGAAAAAAGTTTTACAAGAGATGCAAAATATATCGGAACGCCAAGCCCGTTTCAGAACTGTTATCGCTTTAATTCTCGGGGAAAAGGAATACTTGTTTGAAGGTATTGTCAATGGGGAAATTCTCACAAGCAAGCATGGGCACGAGGGATTCGGTTACGATCCGATTTTCCGTCCCGAAGGTTTTCAAGAAAGTTTTGCCGAAATGCCCCTTCACGAGAAAAACGAAATCAGCCACCGGGGCCAAGCCGTCCGGGCATTATGCAGTTTTTTAAACAACTTATAA